One Thermococcus eurythermalis DNA segment encodes these proteins:
- the pyrG gene encoding glutamine hydrolyzing CTP synthase, with translation MTKFIFVTGGVVSGLGKGITSASLGMLMKARGFRTTNIKIDPYLNYDAGTMNPYQHGEVFVLDDGGEVDLDLGNYERFLDTSLSFDHNITTGKVYSSVIEKERKGEYLGATVQVIPHITNEIKERIRRIARDYDVVIVEIGGTVGDIEGMPFLEAARQMQLEEGRENVAFVHVTYVPKLKVVGEQKTKPTQHSVKELRSLGIQPDAIVARSEEPLEESARRKISLFTNVPEEAVISAYDVEDTYEVPLMLEKEGLARYLVKRLGLPEREPDLEKWREMVEKYKNLDREVEIAVVGKYVKLADSYLSIKEALKHSSVANDVKVKIRWIEAEDVEREGVKLLEGVDGIIVPGGFGARGSEGKIMAIRYARENDIPFLGICFGFQLTVVEFARNVLGLKGAHSTEIDPQTPYPVVDLMPEQRDLDRLGGTMRLGAYPVHIKPNTLAKRLYGREVVYERHRHRWEVNPDYVEKFEEAGLVFSGIAGDDERRMEILELPDHSYFVATQFHPEFKSRPMRPAPVFRGLVEAAKKKRYQ, from the coding sequence ATGACGAAGTTTATCTTTGTTACGGGTGGTGTTGTTAGCGGTCTTGGGAAAGGGATTACCAGCGCTTCTCTCGGCATGCTCATGAAGGCGAGGGGCTTCAGGACTACGAACATCAAGATTGACCCCTACCTCAACTACGACGCGGGAACCATGAACCCCTACCAGCACGGAGAGGTTTTCGTTCTCGACGACGGCGGTGAGGTTGACCTCGACCTCGGCAACTACGAGCGCTTCCTCGACACGAGTTTGAGCTTTGACCACAACATAACCACAGGAAAGGTCTATTCCTCCGTCATCGAGAAAGAGAGGAAGGGCGAATACCTTGGAGCGACCGTTCAGGTCATCCCGCACATCACCAACGAAATAAAGGAGCGCATCAGGAGAATCGCGAGGGACTACGACGTCGTTATTGTCGAAATCGGTGGAACCGTTGGAGACATCGAGGGAATGCCGTTCCTTGAGGCAGCAAGGCAGATGCAGCTTGAAGAAGGCAGGGAGAACGTCGCCTTCGTGCACGTGACCTACGTGCCCAAGCTCAAAGTGGTGGGTGAGCAGAAGACCAAGCCGACCCAGCACAGCGTCAAGGAGCTCCGCTCGCTCGGAATCCAGCCAGATGCCATAGTCGCCCGCTCAGAGGAGCCCCTTGAGGAGAGCGCGAGGAGAAAGATAAGCCTCTTCACCAACGTCCCGGAAGAGGCCGTGATCAGCGCCTACGACGTCGAGGACACCTACGAAGTGCCTTTAATGCTCGAAAAGGAGGGGCTCGCGAGGTACCTCGTGAAGAGGCTTGGACTTCCCGAGAGAGAGCCCGACCTTGAGAAGTGGCGTGAGATGGTCGAGAAGTACAAGAATCTTGACAGGGAAGTTGAAATCGCGGTCGTTGGAAAGTACGTCAAGCTCGCCGACTCATACCTCAGCATCAAGGAAGCTTTAAAGCACTCAAGCGTGGCAAACGACGTCAAGGTGAAGATAAGGTGGATAGAGGCCGAGGACGTCGAGAGGGAAGGCGTCAAGCTCCTCGAGGGCGTTGATGGCATAATCGTCCCAGGGGGCTTCGGAGCGCGCGGAAGCGAGGGCAAGATTATGGCGATACGCTACGCGAGGGAGAACGACATCCCGTTCCTCGGAATATGTTTCGGCTTCCAGCTCACCGTTGTCGAGTTCGCCAGGAACGTCCTCGGGCTCAAGGGTGCCCACTCAACGGAGATAGACCCGCAGACACCCTACCCGGTCGTTGACCTGATGCCGGAGCAGAGAGATTTGGACAGGCTCGGCGGGACTATGAGACTTGGTGCGTATCCGGTTCACATAAAGCCGAACACCCTAGCAAAGAGGCTCTATGGCAGGGAGGTAGTCTACGAGAGGCACAGGCACCGCTGGGAGGTGAACCCGGACTACGTTGAAAAGTTCGAAGAGGCCGGCCTCGTCTTCAGCGGAATAGCTGGCGACGATGAGAGGAGGATGGAGATACTTGAACTGCCCGACCACAGCTACTTTGTAGCGACCCAGTTTCACCCCGAGTTCAAGTCAAGGCCCATGAGGCCCGCGCCGGTATTCAGGGGGCTGGTCGAGGCGGCCAAAAAGAAAAGGTATCAGTAA
- a CDS encoding DUF555 domain-containing protein, producing the protein MGDYLVVLEAPIIVRDVETSEDAINVAVSKVTKALNREKLDFVRVELGYSQCPVCGAHFESAFVIGNVGLVGMYLTLKVYNAQTIEHAERIAKAVVGKALKKVPLKVYEIRELQEDEDDGVEVEL; encoded by the coding sequence ATGGGAGACTACCTAGTTGTTCTGGAGGCCCCGATAATTGTGCGGGACGTTGAGACGAGCGAGGACGCGATAAACGTGGCGGTGAGCAAGGTGACAAAGGCGCTCAACAGGGAGAAGCTCGACTTCGTCCGCGTTGAGCTCGGCTACTCCCAGTGTCCTGTCTGCGGGGCGCACTTCGAGAGCGCCTTCGTGATCGGAAACGTCGGCCTGGTCGGCATGTACCTTACCCTCAAGGTCTACAACGCCCAGACGATAGAGCACGCGGAGAGGATAGCCAAGGCCGTCGTTGGAAAAGCACTGAAGAAAGTCCCCCTGAAGGTCTATGAGATAAGGGAGCTCCAGGAAGATGAGGACGACGGCGTCGAGGTCGAGCTTTGA
- a CDS encoding DUF357 domain-containing protein, with protein MGREVTDEKLQKYFRITEEALRRLEVAVHEKSLLYAVAKDFLTMARSYFEDAKYYYEKGDYVTAFAALNYAHGFIDAGVRLGVFKGEDDRLFAFG; from the coding sequence GTGGGGCGCGAGGTAACCGATGAGAAGCTCCAGAAATATTTTAGAATCACCGAAGAAGCACTCAGGCGGCTTGAGGTCGCCGTCCACGAGAAGAGCCTTCTCTACGCAGTCGCCAAGGACTTCCTGACTATGGCAAGGAGCTATTTTGAGGACGCCAAGTACTACTACGAGAAAGGCGACTACGTCACGGCCTTCGCGGCCCTGAACTACGCGCACGGGTTCATAGACGCCGGTGTGAGGCTCGGTGTGTTTAAGGGTGAAGACGACAGGCTCTTCGCCTTCGGGTGA
- a CDS encoding DUF4352 domain-containing protein → MSKRKLPTIVVSLVLILMIVSISGCTSDTSSTEEAKTTTETTSTQSPTPAGISNPAKVREPVSVKIRSYDDTKTVEVTVVDYIRGEKANAMIKDANMFNDDPKPGHEYLLVKVRVKYTEGSETLSVNPLDFRVVIDGAMHDYEWVVLPEETPKLDSVDLLPGGKVEGWLAFMVPENQKVLIAYQENMFDDPLAYIEIPER, encoded by the coding sequence ATGTCCAAAAGAAAATTGCCCACAATCGTCGTTAGCCTGGTTTTGATTCTTATGATAGTTAGCATAAGCGGATGCACAAGCGACACATCTTCAACAGAGGAAGCAAAAACTACTACAGAGACAACTTCAACACAAAGTCCAACACCGGCCGGGATATCTAATCCAGCAAAAGTTAGAGAGCCAGTAAGCGTTAAAATACGGAGTTACGACGATACCAAAACCGTCGAGGTGACTGTAGTAGATTACATCAGAGGAGAAAAAGCTAATGCAATGATAAAAGATGCTAACATGTTTAACGATGACCCTAAGCCAGGGCATGAGTACCTCTTAGTGAAAGTTCGAGTAAAATACACCGAGGGCAGCGAAACGCTAAGTGTGAATCCATTGGACTTTAGGGTAGTAATTGACGGGGCAATGCATGACTATGAATGGGTAGTTCTACCCGAGGAAACTCCCAAGTTAGATTCAGTTGATCTGCTTCCAGGTGGTAAGGTAGAAGGATGGTTGGCTTTTATGGTTCCGGAGAACCAAAAAGTACTCATAGCGTACCAAGAGAACATGTTCGATGATCCCCTTGCGTACATTGAAATACCCGAACGTTGA
- a CDS encoding DUF4064 domain-containing protein has protein sequence MGRTGEMILGILGGVFGIVAALLVLFIGGIGEALEVSGAETVTERGLGALFMGVLGIVGGAIVDKNNKVAGALMLISAVVGLILVSGFWVLSFILLLVGGILALKNTS, from the coding sequence ATGGGTAGGACTGGTGAAATGATATTAGGAATTTTAGGAGGAGTGTTTGGAATAGTTGCAGCGTTACTTGTGCTATTTATTGGGGGGATTGGAGAAGCATTGGAGGTTTCAGGCGCCGAGACAGTGACGGAACGTGGGCTGGGTGCGCTGTTTATGGGAGTTCTTGGTATAGTAGGGGGAGCAATAGTCGACAAAAACAATAAAGTGGCTGGGGCCCTAATGCTAATAAGTGCCGTAGTTGGGTTAATCTTGGTAAGCGGGTTTTGGGTCTTGTCATTTATCTTGTTACTTGTAGGTGGAATCTTAGCTTTGAAAAATACAAGCTAA
- the tgtA gene encoding tRNA guanosine(15) transglycosylase TgtA translates to MEFRFEVKARDAAGRIGKLTVNGKTIETPAIMPVINPKQLIVTPKELKEMGFRMIITNSYIIYKTPELREKALELGIHRLLDYDGVIEVDSGSFQLMRYGEVEVTNREIIEFQEKIGVDIGTFLDIPTPPDAPREKAEEDLRITLERAREAAAVKNIAMNAAVQGSTYPDLRTYAARELSKMNFEIHPIGAVVPLMESYRYRDLVDVVIASKLGLRPDRPVHLFGAGHPMIFALAVAMGIDLFDSASYALYAKDDRYLTPEGTKRLEELEYFPCSCPVCSRYTPQELREMPKEERTRLLALHNLWVIREELNRVKQAIKEGELWRLVDERARSHPKLYAAYKRLLEYRDYLEKNEPVTKASAFFKVSEEATRWPIVYRAKERAERVAQKFPEKVKHPIFGEVPKYLSLSYPFAQSEGEEDFTIEKPEKREARKYVMAVAEYQFGEGAGEAFKDAFVELSRKTGMPRQIKAKGKHLATFRAEDGLLTLGIEGAKRLHEILPFPRMRVVVNEDAEPFARRGKNVFAKFVLDADPAIRPYDEVLVVNEKDELLATGQTLLNGEELKAFESGLAVKVRRGVEK, encoded by the coding sequence ATGGAGTTCAGGTTTGAGGTAAAGGCGAGGGACGCCGCCGGAAGGATAGGAAAGCTGACCGTTAACGGAAAGACGATAGAGACTCCGGCGATAATGCCGGTCATCAACCCCAAACAGCTCATCGTGACACCGAAGGAGCTCAAGGAGATGGGCTTTAGAATGATAATAACCAACTCCTACATCATCTACAAGACGCCTGAACTGAGGGAAAAGGCCCTTGAGCTTGGAATTCACAGGCTCCTCGACTACGACGGCGTCATAGAGGTCGATTCCGGCTCCTTCCAGCTCATGCGCTACGGAGAAGTCGAGGTCACGAACCGCGAGATAATCGAGTTCCAGGAGAAAATCGGCGTTGACATCGGCACGTTCCTCGACATACCGACCCCACCGGACGCGCCGAGGGAGAAGGCCGAGGAAGACCTGAGAATAACACTGGAGAGGGCAAGGGAAGCGGCGGCAGTCAAGAACATTGCCATGAACGCCGCCGTGCAGGGCTCCACGTATCCAGACCTGAGAACATACGCCGCGAGGGAGCTCAGCAAAATGAACTTTGAAATCCACCCAATCGGCGCGGTTGTCCCCCTCATGGAGAGCTACCGCTACAGAGACCTTGTGGACGTCGTAATAGCCTCGAAACTCGGCCTGAGGCCAGACAGGCCCGTCCACCTCTTCGGCGCCGGACACCCGATGATTTTTGCCCTCGCCGTGGCCATGGGAATAGACCTCTTCGACTCCGCCAGCTACGCCCTCTACGCCAAGGACGACCGCTACCTAACGCCTGAAGGCACCAAGAGGCTCGAAGAGCTTGAGTACTTCCCCTGCTCCTGTCCGGTCTGCTCCCGCTACACCCCGCAGGAGCTCCGTGAGATGCCGAAGGAGGAGAGGACGAGGCTTCTCGCCCTCCACAACCTCTGGGTAATCCGCGAGGAGCTGAACCGCGTGAAGCAGGCGATAAAGGAAGGTGAACTCTGGCGCCTCGTTGACGAGAGGGCAAGGAGTCACCCGAAGCTCTACGCGGCCTACAAGAGACTGCTGGAGTACCGGGACTACTTGGAGAAGAACGAGCCGGTCACAAAGGCATCAGCATTTTTCAAGGTGAGCGAGGAAGCCACGCGCTGGCCCATCGTTTACCGCGCCAAGGAGAGGGCCGAGCGCGTCGCCCAGAAGTTCCCCGAGAAAGTGAAGCACCCGATATTCGGTGAGGTTCCGAAGTACCTGAGCCTCAGCTACCCCTTCGCCCAGAGCGAGGGCGAGGAGGACTTCACGATAGAGAAGCCGGAGAAGAGAGAGGCGAGGAAATACGTGATGGCCGTCGCGGAGTACCAGTTCGGAGAAGGCGCCGGCGAGGCCTTCAAGGACGCTTTCGTTGAGCTTTCGAGAAAGACGGGCATGCCGAGGCAGATAAAGGCCAAAGGTAAACACCTCGCGACCTTCAGAGCGGAGGACGGCCTGCTGACCCTTGGCATCGAGGGTGCAAAGAGACTCCACGAAATCCTGCCGTTCCCGAGGATGCGCGTTGTAGTCAACGAAGATGCAGAGCCCTTCGCGAGGCGCGGAAAGAACGTCTTTGCCAAGTTCGTCCTTGATGCAGACCCGGCGATAAGGCCCTACGACGAGGTTTTGGTCGTGAACGAGAAGGACGAGCTTCTCGCGACTGGACAGACACTCCTCAACGGCGAGGAGCTGAAGGCCTTCGAGAGCGGGCTGGCGGTGAAAGTGAGGAGGGGCGTTGAGAAGTAG
- a CDS encoding inorganic phosphate transporter: protein MLGVIAAAFFMAWAIGANDSAKAVGTAVGSGIVGFRRAVLIIAVFTTLGATLSGSGVSETITALARGLSPAEIALVLFSSASAVTLASLWGKPISTTQSIIGALVGSSLALGFSVDWWTVGKIVSAWFVSPVFASVLAIATYKFYKPVLKRIKCLRSLELTQKWLVFLASAFSAFNLGANEVSNVTGLAKAGGIAGPNAVLALVAALGALTFSYEVMMTLGRNLAPLGPTSAFASQFGASIAVSVANVFGLPVSSGQAIVGAISGLSLYKGEHVNKKLLLDIVKSWVRAPFFSGLLAFVLVRLFSAGF, encoded by the coding sequence ATGCTTGGGGTCATCGCGGCGGCGTTCTTCATGGCATGGGCGATAGGTGCAAACGACAGTGCAAAGGCTGTGGGAACGGCAGTCGGCTCCGGGATAGTGGGGTTTAGGAGGGCAGTGCTCATAATAGCTGTCTTCACGACCCTTGGGGCAACGTTAAGCGGCTCCGGCGTCTCAGAAACGATAACAGCACTCGCAAGGGGACTCTCCCCCGCTGAAATAGCGTTGGTCTTATTCAGCTCCGCTTCGGCGGTCACACTTGCAAGCCTCTGGGGGAAGCCGATATCAACGACCCAGTCCATAATAGGCGCCCTCGTTGGCTCTTCCCTCGCGCTCGGTTTTTCTGTTGACTGGTGGACAGTCGGGAAAATCGTTTCAGCGTGGTTCGTGTCGCCTGTGTTTGCTTCAGTCCTTGCCATAGCCACATACAAGTTCTACAAACCTGTGCTCAAGCGCATAAAGTGCCTCAGAAGCCTCGAGCTTACCCAGAAGTGGCTGGTCTTCCTGGCGTCCGCTTTCTCGGCCTTCAACCTAGGAGCGAATGAGGTCTCCAATGTCACAGGCCTTGCGAAGGCCGGAGGGATTGCCGGCCCAAACGCCGTTCTAGCCCTCGTTGCGGCACTTGGGGCACTCACATTCAGCTACGAGGTGATGATGACCCTCGGAAGGAACCTTGCTCCTCTCGGCCCAACCTCTGCTTTTGCCAGTCAGTTCGGGGCCTCGATAGCCGTAAGCGTTGCCAACGTCTTCGGGCTCCCTGTCAGCTCGGGCCAGGCAATAGTAGGGGCTATAAGCGGGCTGAGCCTCTACAAGGGGGAGCATGTAAACAAAAAACTCCTTCTGGACATCGTGAAGAGCTGGGTTCGGGCCCCCTTCTTCTCTGGACTCCTTGCGTTTGTCCTTGTCAGACTCTTCTCGGCAGGCTTTTAA
- a CDS encoding glycosyltransferase: MNTSIPFITALAVIFIWDGYFFLNYIIGLFRNYRVREWRPKVSIIIPAYNEGRRVLRAIESALGQNYPDFEVIVVDDGSSDDTFEIVSSVKDPRLRVYRKEHGGKAKALNFGLSKASGEVVVTTDADSYLEPTAVKELVRRLYSDDVLGVGGQVRVLGSSFLEKAQDAEHLRIAMFRRAKELEDLSLAPGPISAFRRDALERIGGFVEDIVEDYATTKAVKRFGRVVYAPHARVWTEMPKSLAVLWRQRKRWFLGDLKNLGGGFTKDWGFLLLGDFIAALDITVPLILLTTSNFALFGLWWVFETITMLVPTLVEGGKLSNALIFPLMVWFWALFYFSLHVYGYVRLLTEKL; this comes from the coding sequence ATGAACACATCAATCCCGTTTATCACAGCGCTTGCAGTCATTTTCATCTGGGACGGCTACTTCTTCCTTAATTACATAATTGGTCTGTTCAGGAATTACAGAGTTAGGGAATGGAGACCCAAGGTCTCAATCATAATTCCCGCGTACAACGAGGGAAGGAGAGTCCTCCGAGCTATAGAGTCTGCTCTCGGCCAGAACTACCCGGATTTTGAAGTGATTGTGGTTGATGACGGGAGCAGTGACGACACATTTGAGATTGTGTCATCTGTGAAAGACCCCCGGCTGAGGGTTTACAGAAAAGAACACGGCGGGAAGGCGAAGGCCCTCAACTTCGGCCTCTCGAAGGCCTCTGGTGAGGTTGTGGTGACCACCGACGCTGACAGCTACCTCGAACCGACTGCAGTAAAGGAACTGGTGAGGCGCCTCTATTCCGATGATGTTCTCGGCGTTGGTGGACAGGTAAGGGTTCTCGGCTCGTCTTTCCTCGAAAAAGCCCAGGACGCGGAGCACCTGAGGATAGCCATGTTCCGCAGGGCCAAAGAGCTGGAAGACCTCAGCCTTGCCCCTGGCCCTATCTCTGCCTTCCGCAGGGATGCCCTTGAGAGAATCGGCGGCTTCGTCGAGGATATAGTTGAGGACTACGCCACCACAAAGGCGGTCAAGCGATTTGGAAGGGTGGTCTACGCCCCCCACGCGAGGGTGTGGACGGAGATGCCGAAGAGCCTGGCCGTTCTCTGGCGCCAGAGGAAGCGCTGGTTCTTGGGGGACTTGAAAAACCTCGGGGGCGGTTTCACCAAGGACTGGGGGTTTCTCCTGCTCGGCGATTTTATAGCCGCCCTCGACATCACGGTGCCCCTCATTCTACTCACAACCTCGAACTTTGCTCTCTTTGGCCTTTGGTGGGTTTTTGAGACAATCACGATGCTCGTACCAACGCTTGTCGAGGGCGGAAAGCTCTCGAACGCCCTGATTTTCCCACTGATGGTCTGGTTCTGGGCGCTCTTTTACTTCTCGCTTCACGTGTACGGCTACGTTAGGCTCCTCACGGAAAAACTGTAG
- a CDS encoding ATP-dependent helicase — MTEQRIRWAIREYSDEEIFSILSEPVREWFKRKFGSFTPPQRYAVMEIHKGENVLISSPTGSGKTLSAFLSAINELILLGKEGKLEDKIYVLYVSPLRALNNDIKRNLEGPLAEIKEVAKELGHDLPEIRVGIRTSDTSSYEKSKMVKKPPHILITTPESLAIALNAPKFRERLKTVKYLIIDEVHALAENKRGSHLALSVERLQEMAENKFVRIGLSATIHPLEEIAKFVFGFDDDGEPRPGLIVDVSFAKQTEIRVESVVEDLIYTPAGALSEALYRRLAELIREHRTTLIFTNTRSGAERVAYNLKKRYPEFEGLIEAHHSSLSREVRLDVEEKLKRGELRAVISSTSLELGIDIGTIDLVVLIGSPKSVNRALQRIGRAGHRLHEVSKGVILALDRDDLVEVTVLAHNARNRRLDRVRIPRNPLDVLVQHLLGMALNKVWEVGEAYRVVRRAYPFHDLPFEDFMNVLRYLAGEYAGLEERKVYAKIWLEDGKFGKRGKMTRAIYYMNVGTIPDEAKIRVYTMDKQMIGTVEEEFAERLMPGDIFVLAGRTYEFVRSRGNKIYVVPREGAKPTIPAWFSEMLPLSFDLALDIQRFRREVKGLLKRKDVVKRLMRKYGIDERAARAIVAYFREQGRYSTIPDDETVLVEFVPGEKRNRYFFHTLIGRRANDALSRAFAYLVSKKKNCNVGVAINDNGFALLLPPEVELSEEEMMELFEVDDLRETLKRALDNTELLKRRFRHVANRGLLILRRYVGRSKRLGRQQVMAVSLLKVLKENHPDFPLLKEVYREIMEDKMDVESAELFLSWVKEGKIKVVFETHSVPSPFAFNLEAIGSSDVVLMEDRRELIKQLHRKIIGMIGET, encoded by the coding sequence ATGACGGAGCAGAGGATAAGGTGGGCAATAAGGGAGTACTCAGACGAGGAGATATTCTCAATCCTAAGCGAGCCGGTTAGGGAGTGGTTTAAGCGGAAGTTTGGGAGCTTCACGCCCCCACAGCGCTATGCCGTTATGGAGATTCACAAAGGCGAGAACGTTCTAATCTCTTCCCCAACAGGCTCTGGAAAGACTCTCTCGGCTTTTCTCTCCGCAATAAACGAGCTGATACTTCTCGGTAAGGAAGGCAAGCTTGAGGATAAAATCTACGTCCTGTACGTCTCCCCGTTGCGAGCGCTCAACAACGACATAAAGCGGAACCTCGAGGGCCCCTTGGCTGAAATCAAGGAGGTGGCAAAGGAGCTCGGGCACGATTTACCTGAAATCCGCGTCGGCATAAGGACGAGCGACACTTCAAGCTACGAGAAGAGCAAGATGGTGAAGAAACCACCCCACATTCTAATAACCACCCCCGAGAGCCTCGCCATCGCTCTGAACGCCCCCAAGTTCCGCGAGAGGCTGAAGACCGTCAAGTACCTCATAATCGACGAAGTCCACGCCCTTGCTGAAAACAAAAGAGGCTCGCACCTCGCGCTCAGCGTCGAGAGACTTCAAGAGATGGCCGAGAACAAGTTCGTGAGGATAGGTTTGAGCGCGACGATACACCCGCTCGAGGAGATAGCAAAGTTCGTCTTCGGCTTTGATGACGACGGGGAGCCGAGACCTGGCCTTATTGTTGACGTCAGCTTCGCCAAGCAGACGGAGATAAGGGTCGAGAGCGTCGTCGAGGACTTAATCTACACTCCAGCTGGGGCGCTGAGCGAGGCCCTATACAGGAGACTGGCCGAGCTTATCAGGGAGCACAGGACGACTCTCATCTTCACGAACACGAGGAGCGGTGCCGAGAGGGTAGCATATAACCTGAAAAAGCGCTACCCCGAGTTTGAAGGCCTTATAGAGGCACACCACTCAAGCCTATCGCGTGAGGTTCGGTTGGACGTCGAGGAGAAGCTGAAGAGGGGCGAACTCCGTGCGGTAATCAGCTCGACCAGCCTCGAGCTCGGGATTGACATCGGAACGATTGACCTGGTGGTTCTAATCGGCTCGCCAAAGAGCGTGAACCGCGCCCTGCAGAGGATTGGAAGGGCCGGCCACAGGCTCCATGAGGTCAGCAAGGGGGTTATTCTGGCCCTCGATAGAGATGACCTGGTCGAAGTTACCGTTTTGGCGCACAACGCGAGGAACAGACGACTCGACCGCGTCAGAATTCCAAGGAACCCGCTTGACGTCCTCGTCCAGCACCTCCTCGGAATGGCCCTCAACAAAGTTTGGGAGGTCGGAGAGGCCTACCGCGTCGTCAGAAGAGCGTATCCATTCCACGACCTGCCGTTCGAGGACTTCATGAACGTCCTCCGCTACTTGGCGGGTGAATATGCGGGCCTTGAGGAGCGGAAGGTCTACGCCAAGATATGGCTTGAGGACGGGAAGTTTGGAAAACGCGGGAAGATGACGAGGGCAATCTACTACATGAACGTCGGCACGATTCCGGACGAGGCGAAAATCCGAGTTTACACGATGGACAAGCAGATGATAGGAACCGTCGAGGAGGAGTTTGCGGAGAGGCTCATGCCCGGAGACATATTCGTTTTAGCCGGAAGGACGTACGAGTTCGTCAGGAGCAGGGGCAACAAGATATACGTCGTCCCGCGTGAGGGTGCTAAACCTACAATCCCCGCCTGGTTCTCGGAGATGCTCCCGCTAAGCTTCGATTTAGCACTCGACATCCAGCGCTTTAGGAGGGAAGTTAAGGGCCTCCTAAAGAGGAAGGACGTAGTTAAAAGGCTCATGAGGAAGTACGGGATAGACGAAAGGGCGGCGCGGGCGATTGTAGCATATTTCCGCGAGCAGGGGAGGTATTCCACCATTCCTGACGACGAGACGGTTCTTGTTGAATTCGTGCCCGGGGAAAAGAGAAACCGCTACTTCTTCCACACCCTCATAGGGAGGCGCGCGAACGACGCGCTCAGCAGGGCCTTCGCCTATCTCGTGAGCAAGAAAAAGAACTGCAACGTCGGGGTGGCGATAAACGACAACGGCTTCGCCCTCCTCCTTCCGCCAGAAGTTGAGCTGAGCGAGGAGGAAATGATGGAACTTTTCGAGGTTGATGACCTGAGGGAAACGTTAAAGCGGGCCCTCGACAACACGGAGCTTTTGAAGAGACGCTTCCGCCATGTCGCCAACCGCGGGTTGCTAATCCTGAGGCGCTACGTCGGGAGGAGCAAGAGACTCGGGAGACAGCAGGTCATGGCGGTTTCCCTCCTCAAGGTGCTCAAGGAAAACCACCCGGACTTTCCGCTCCTGAAGGAGGTCTACCGCGAGATTATGGAGGACAAGATGGACGTGGAAAGCGCGGAGCTGTTTCTGAGCTGGGTCAAGGAGGGGAAAATAAAAGTAGTCTTTGAGACCCACAGCGTCCCGAGCCCGTTCGCATTCAACCTTGAGGCGATAGGGTCAAGCGACGTCGTCCTGATGGAGGACAGGAGGGAGCTCATCAAGCAGCTCCACAGAAAAATAATTGGAATGATAGGAGAGACTTAG